One genomic window of Ammospiza nelsoni isolate bAmmNel1 chromosome 4, bAmmNel1.pri, whole genome shotgun sequence includes the following:
- the ZNF518B gene encoding zinc finger protein 518B: protein MQLKKMREILPRLYSGQINDKNNSLTTSPKQSDDKINLSKGADDQNCCYQGTEAENSKLSLISCIKCRNVQKISMQDMEKHKKLEWTEDRNFICKKCSHIEPPAFDFVPEGANAADYEKHERKTPSKTQKMFKVKNFLPGKYYCDKCRFSTKDPLQYKKHVGQHEEIKFLCSHCSYVSYTKGEFQRHLVKHTGTFPYQCEHCEYGAVRHDYIVKHTRRVHETPRKRLSSTLMNHKQKKQSQSTLCKKQKYNKILFQNELSNLSSNMVCEIPSKATKTVCSSQNVECSINTSSIQDETILEPSELSVCENQSVEVEVYSPKTEPLQPGMPLTVIAPSELVVPSNCLAQIVELKIVNGAQQLVLKLIPMKEATYKSVNCAEEELESQSIEQSEEVKKTSSVCQNELLTMEVNVNKLSSVSNQLNVDSTHDKNSECFCSSDSQLSGYSSISVQREDTSKLCFHLVKGIDVHSGVIELCSQSLVKNSAEKKSDLKSSRGQVDGKNNLHSDLYCYEEGKDTYRPKYASVSEGKNSKIVSVEAAQEGKNFSAVHKEKDTLSVKRIDKEHRNLPVSSTEARIAGKGFDKKFIASSEGGKNFHITKTAAFEDITCGLSKVKRTETISQKSSHLLESLELQKMENKGSPFEGPVISSVFSLSSGTENVPEDVRWDDTIRRKKSATLLCRKIAQLMSAAEPNMKSAPLRCQASSKKLLLPQESSGSCEGAVCATEVEQPATLSEAHGGRSVMSEEHSEDQLFTFARTSKNRVTKNSHVATPVFIPKGTMLRVLNATSSQSSRGIENRGETSAPVHHNEMFLPRPVPISVSETLSSNFPCLPNQSEPSAESQTISLRQRPKREASAKNNSKQTSVAFQKSSDVSKQSKPYSKSPKNKARQTRFRELPKRKTRAQSETTSSSDMSYLLTARRLRLLPLKTNQLIKCPRRNQPVVVLNHPDVDSPEIINVMKTINKYKGQVLKVVLSERTSSCLGVKRYRKRLTLQDGETGNQAKKRSMLKMKLKKTHKNNYQVVETSPAEALRCLFKCWFCGRVYMDQEEWISHGQRHLIEATKGWDVLSLQARKR from the coding sequence ATGCAGTTgaaaaaaatgagggaaattTTACCAAGATTGTACTCTGGCCaaattaatgataaaaataattctttaactACATCCCCAAAGCAATCTGATGATAAAATAAATCTATCAAAAGGGGCAGATGACCAGAACTGCTGTTACCAAGGAACTGAGGCTGAGAACAGTAAGTTGTCACTGATAAGCTGTATAAAGTGCAGAAATGTTCAAAAAATTTCAATGCAAGATATGGAGAAGCATAAGAAGCTTGAGTGGACTGAAGACAGAAATTTCATCTGCAAGAAGTGCAGTCATATTGAACCACCAGCTTTCGATTTTGTTCCTGAAGGTGCCAATGCTGCAGACTAcgaaaaacatgaaagaaaaaccccaagtaaaacccagaaaatgtttaaagtaaaaaattttCTGCCAGGCAAATACTACTGTGATAAATGCAGATTTTCAACAAAGGATCCTTTACAGTATAAAAAGCATGTAGGGcaacatgaagaaattaaatttctttgttCCCACTGTAGTTATGTATCCTACACCAAAGGAGAATTCCAGAGACATTTGGTGAAGCACACTGGAACCTTTCCATATCAGTGTGAGCACTGTGAATATGGTGCTGTTAGACATGACTATATAGTTAAACATACGAGAAGAGTACATGAAACACCCAGAAAACGCCTGTCAAGTACTCTCATGAACCACAAGCAAAAGAAGCAGAGTCAAAGCACTTTatgtaaaaagcagaaatacaataaaattCTTTTCCAAAATGAACTTTCAAATTTGTCTTCAAATATGGTTTGTGAGATTCCAAGTAAAGCTACTAAAACAGTCTGCTCATCTCAAAATGTAGAATGTAGCATAAACACATCATCCATCCAGGATGAGACAATATTGGAGCCATCTGAACTGAGTGTATGTGAGAATCAAAGTGTGGAGGTTGAGGTTTATTCTCCAAAAACAGAGCCTTTACAAcctgggatgcctttaacagtaATTGCACCATCTGAACTTGTAGTTCCTTCCAACTGTTTAGCTCAGATAGTAGAGCTAAAAATAGTGAATGGAGCACAACAGCTGGTTCTTAAACTAATTCCTATGAAAGAAGCAACTTACAAATCTGTGAACTGTGCAGAAGAGGAGCTTGAGAGTCAAAGTATAGAACAATCTgaagaagtaaagaaaacaTCTTCTGTCTGTCAAAATGAGTTACTAACTATGGAAGTGAATGTAAACAAATTATCTAGTGTTAGTAACCAGCTTAATGTGGATAGTACACATGACAAGAATTCTGAATGTTTTTGTTCTTCTGATTCTCAGCTCTCAGGCTATAGCTCTATATCTGTACAGAGGGAAGATACATCAAAATTATGCTTTCATTTGGTGAAAGGTATTGATGTCCATTCAGGTGTTATAGAACTTTGTTCTCAATCTCTGGTGAAGAAcagtgctgaaaaaaaaagtgatctTAAATCCTCAAGGGGGCAAGTAGATGGAAAAAATAACTTGCATAGTGATCTGTACTGTTATGAAGAAGGCAAAGATACATACCGTCCAAAATACGCTTCCGTTTCTGAAGGTAAAAATTCCAAGATTGTTTCAGTAGAAGCTGCTCAGGAGGGCAAAAATTTTTCTGCTGTCCATAAAGAAAAGGATACATTGTCTGTGAAGAGGATTGACAAAGAACATAGGAATCTACCAGTCAGCTCTACTGAAGCACGTATAGCTGGAAAGGGTTTTGATAAAAAATTTATTGCATCCTCTGAAGGAGGGAAAAACTTCCACATTACTAAAACTGCAGCTTTTGAGGATATAACATGTGGCTTGAGCAAAGTAAAGAGAACTGAAACGATAAGCCAAAAGAGTAGTCATCTTCTGGAATCACTTGAACTACAGAAGATGGAAAATAAAGGCAGTCCTTTTGAAGGACCTGTTATTTCATCTGTATTTTCTCTTAGCTCTGGGACTGAAAATGTTCCAGAGGATGTCAGATGGGATGACACAATACGCAGGAAGAAATCAGCAACATTGCTGTGTAGAAAGATTGCTCAGCTCATGTCTGCTGCTGAACCTAACATGAAATCCGCACCCTTGAGATGTCAGGCTTCTAGTAAAAAGTTACTTTTGCCTCAAGAAAGTTCAGGAAGCTGTGAGGGAGCTGTTTGTGCCACTGAAGTGGAACAGCCTGCAACTTTGTCTGAAGCACATGGTGGAAGAAGTGTGATGAGTGAAGAACACAGTGAAGATCAGCTCTTTACATTTGCAAGAACTTCTAAAAACAGGGTAACTAAAAATTCCCATGTTGCTACCCCGGTGTTCATCCCCAAAGGGACAATGCTGAGAGTGCTGAATGCTACCAGCAGTCAAAGCTCACGTGGAATAGAAAACAGGGGTGAAACATCAGCTCCTGTGCATCACAATGAAATGTTCCTGCCTCGCCCAGTCCCCATCAGTGTTTCTGAGACACTCAGCAGTAATTTCCCATGTTTGCCTAATCAGAGTGAACCAAGTGCTGAGTCCCAAACTATATCACTCAGGCAAAGACCAAAGCGAGAGGCAAGTGCTAAAAATAACAGCAAGCAAACTAGTGTAGCATTTCAGAAAAGCAGTGATGTGAGCAAGCAAAGCAAGCCCTATTCAAAAAGTCCCAAAAATAAGGCAAGACAAACAAGATTCAGAGAACTTCCTAAGAGGAAAACAAGAGCTCAGTCAGAAACCACTTCAAGTTCTGATATGTCATATCTGTTGACAGCAAGGCGTCTTCgacttcttcctctgaaaacGAATCAGTTGATAAAATGCCCTCGTCGTAATCAGCCAGTTGTGGTACTAAACCATCCTGATGTTGATTCACCAGAGATAATTAATGTCATGAAGACTATCAACAAGTATAAAGGTCAAGTCCTGAAAGTAGTTCTGTCAGAAAGGACAAGTAGTTGTCTTGGTGTCAAACGTTATCGAAAGCGTCTTACTCTTCAGGATGGTGAGACAGGAAACCAAGCAAAAAAGCGGAGTATGCTAAAAATGAAGCTAAAAAAGACCCACAAAAACAACTATCAAGTGGTGGAAACTTCACCAGCTGAAGCACTTAGGTGTCTCTTTAAGTGTTGGTTTTGTGGGAGAGTATATATGGACCAAGAAGAATGGATAAGTCATGGACAGAGACACTTAATAGAGGCAACCAAGGGCTGGGatgttctttctcttcaagcAAGAAAACGTTAA